A DNA window from Ipomoea triloba cultivar NCNSP0323 chromosome 10, ASM357664v1 contains the following coding sequences:
- the LOC116031827 gene encoding probable beta-D-xylosidase 5, with amino-acid sequence MKHTFVLPMFVFSFLAMQCSPQPHYACDKNDPKTSTYAFCNVSLSFTDRAKDIVSRLTLKEKAEQLVNTASGVSRLGVPAYEWWSEALHGVSNTGPGVTFNDVVPGATSFPSVILSGASFNASLWYALGQAVSTEARAMHNVGLAGLTYWSPNVNVFRDPRWGRGQETAGEDPLVVAKYAVNYVKGLQEFSPDSNPSRDNTHNRLKVSSCCKHYTAYDLDKWNGFDRFHFDAEVTAQDLEDTFQPPFKSCVEEGHASSVMCSYNRVNGVPTCADPNLLKGIIRDQWGLDGYIVSDCDSIQVYYESIHYTATPEDAVALALKAGLNMNCGNYLKAYTEKAVNSSKVEESVVDQALIYNYIVLMRLGFFDGDPKMLPFGNFGPSDVCTSDHQLLGVEAAKEGIVLLENDGVLPLSPNKTKNLVVIGPNANATEAMLSIYAGKPCGFTTILQGLQKNVVAGVTYEPGCKNPVCQDSSLIEAAAKAAATADTVVVVVGLDQSLEQEGLDRDNLKLPGFQEKLVTDVVSATNNASVILVVMSSSPIDITFAKNNSRIGAILWVGYPGQDGGEAIDQVLFGHYNPGGRSPFTWYPQEYADKVAMTDMNMRANATRNFPGRTYRFYNGESIYPFGHGLSYTTFSKFITSAPSTIILKPSTGNKIRDTALPSQALNISSIQCQGLEFEIVVGVKNTGKIDGSHVVLVFWEPKSAQGVLTGAPNVQLVGFERVATMKGVTESVTMKFDVCRDFSLADGDGNRKVVTGLHSIVVGAPTERQVRHYFNIRLAGQEIM; translated from the exons ATGAAACACACTTTTGTTCTTCCTATGTTTGTGTTTTCCTTTCTTGCAATGCAATGTAGTCCTCAGCCACATTATGCCTGTGACAAGAATGATCCCAAAACTAGCACCTACGCATTCTGCAACGTGTCTTTGTCGTTCACAGATCGAGCCAAAGACATAGTCTCGCGCCTAACCCTCAAAGAAAAGGCGGAGCAGTTGGTGAACACCGCTTCAGGAGTTTCCAGGCTGGGCGTCCCGGCCTACGAGTGGTGGTCCGAGGCACTTCACGGCGTTTCCAACACGGGGCCCGGTGTTACTTTCAACGATGTAGTCCCGGGGGCCACAAGCTTCCCGTCTGTCATCCTCTCGGGCGCCAGTTTCAATGCTTCCTTGTGGTATGCATTGGGACAGGCTGTCTCAACCGAGGCTCGAGCAATGCACAATGTTGGCTTGGCTGGTTTGACATATTGGAGCCCGAATGTGAATGTGTTTCGTGATCCTAGGTGGGGGAGAGGCCAAGAAACTGCAGGCGAGGATCCTCTCGTGGTCGCCAAATATGCTGTTAACTATGTTAAAGGCCTGCAGGAGTTCAGTCCAGACTCAAATCCCAGCAGGGATAATACTCATAATAGACTCAAAGTTTCAAGCTGCTGTAAGCACTATACTGCTTATGATCTTGATAAATGGAATGGTTTTGATCGGTTTCACTTCGATGCTGAG GTAACCGCACAGGACTTGGAGGATACTTTTCAGCCCCCATTCAAAAGCTGTGTTGAGGAGGGCCATGCTAGCAGTGTCATGTGTTCATACAATCGCGTTAATGGCGTTCCCACTTGTGCTGATCCGAATCTGCTCAAAGGAATCATCAGAGATCAATGGGGTCTAGATGG ATATATTGTCTCGGATTGTGATTCGATTCAAGTCTATTATGAATCCATACATTATACTGCTACACCTGAGGATGCTGTTGCCCTTGCCTTAAAAGCAG GTTTGAACATGAACTGTGGGAATTATCTGAAAGCCTACACAGAAAAAGCAGTCAATTCCAGCAAGGTTGAGGAGTCTGTAGTGGATCAGGCCTTGATATACAACTACATTGTGTTGATGAGGCTTGGATTTTTCGACGGGGATCCCAAAATGCTCCCTTTTGggaattttggtccttctgatGTCTGCACCAGTGATCATCAGCTCCTGGGGGTCGAGGCTGCAAAGGAAGGAATCGTTTTGCTAGAAAACGATGGTGTTCTCCCCTTATCTCCGAATAAAACCAAGAATTTAGTCGTGATTGGTCCCAACGCCAACGCCACAGAAGCAATGTTGAGCATCTATGCCGGGAAGCCCTGTGGGTTCACAACCATTTTGCAAGGGCTGCAGAAGAATGTTGTTGCGGGTGTTACATATGAACCGGGATGCAAGAACCCGGTGTGCCAGGATTCGAGCCTAATTGAAGCAGCTGCAAAGGCTGCAGCCACAGCCGATACGGTTGTGGTTGTAGTGGGGCTTGATCAGTCCCTAGAGCAAGAAGGGCTAGATAGAGACAACCTTAAATTGCCAGGCTTTCAAGAGAAACTTGTGACAGATGTGGTTAGTGCCACTAATAATGCATCTGTCATTCTTGTTGTCATGTCCTCTAGCCCAATTGATATCACTTTCGCGAAGAACAATAGTAGGATTGGTGCAATTTTATGGGTTGGGTATCCTGGTCAAGATGGGGGAGAAGCCATAGATCAAGTCCTCTTTGGTCATTACAATCCAG GTGGAAGGTCTCCATTTACCTGGTACCCACAAGAATATGCTGACAAAGTGGCAATGACAGACATGAACATGAGGGCTAATGCAACCAGGAACTTCCCAGGAAGAACCTACAGATTCTACAATGGCGAATCGATCTACCCTTTTGGCCATGGACTAAGCTACACAACATTTTCCAAGTTCATCACCTCAGCCCCCTCCACAATAATCCTCAAACCCTCAACTGGCAACAAAATCAGGGACACTGCTCTCCCCTCTCAGGCACTCAACATCTCATCCATACAGTGCCAGGGCCTGGAATTCGAAATTGTTGTCGGGGTCAAGAACACGGGGAAAATTGATGGGTCCCATGTTGTGCTGGTGTTCTGGGAGCCCAAGAGCGCGCAAGGTGTGCTGACAGGGGCGCCCAACGTGCAGCTCGTGGGGTTCGAGAGAGTGGCGACGATGAAAGGGGTGACAGAAAGTGTGACAATGAAGTTTGATGTTTGCAGGGATTTTAGCCTTGCAGATGGTGATGGGAATAGGAAGGTGGTTACTGGTCTGCATTCCATTGTTGTTGGTGCTCCCACTGAGCGCCAAGTAAGGCACTATTTCAATATCAGGCTGGCAGGGCAAGAGATAATGTGA
- the LOC116032780 gene encoding mitotic checkpoint protein BUB3.1 has translation MTAVTLSAGRELSNPPTDGISNLRFSNHSDHLLVSSWDKTVRLYDASANVLRGEFLHGGAVLDCCFHDDSSGFSASIDNTVRRLVFNYGRDDILGRHDAPVRCVEYSYTGQVITGSWDKTLKCWDPRGASGQEHTLVGTYAQPERVYSLSLVGNRLVVATAGRHVNVYDLRNMSQPEQRRESSLKYQTRCVRCYPNGTGYALSSVEGRVAMEFFDLSDSGQSKKYAFKCHRKSEAGRDIVYPVNAIAYHPIYGTFATGGCDGFVNVWDGNNKKRLYQYSKYPSSIAALSFSRDGRLLAVASSYTFEEGQKPHEPDTIFLRSVNEVEVKPKPKVLPNPTM, from the exons ATGACGGCGGTGACACTCTCAGCCGGACGGGAGCTATCGAATCCTCCGACGGACGGAATATCCAACCTCCGCTTCTCCAACCACAGCGATCACCTCCTCGTGTCTTCCTGGGATAAG ACCGTAAGACTGTACGATGCAAGCGCCAATGTGTTGAGAGGAGAATTCCTGCACGGCGGTGCTGTGCTCGACTGTTGCTTCCACGACGATTCTTCGGGCTTCAGTGCTAGCATTGATAATACTGTTAGAAG GCTTGTGTTCAATTATGGAAGGGATGATATTTTGGGAAGGCATGATGCACCTGTTCGCTGTGTTGAGTACTCATATACTG GACAAGTGATCACTGGTAGTTGGGATAAAACCTTGAAATGCTGGGATCCTAGAGGAGCAAGCGGACAAGAGCATACTCTTGTTGGGACCTATGCACAACCAGAGAGGGTTTATTCATTGTCTCTAGTTGGGAACCGTTTAGTTGTAGCAACTGCTGGAAGGCATGTAAATGTCTATGATTTGCGGAACATGTCTCAACCTGAACAGCGGAGGGAGTCTTCACTGAAATACCAGACAAGATGTGTGCGCTGTTATCCTAATGGAACTG GGTATGCTCTTAGTTCAGTCGAAGGCCGTGTTGCAATGGAATTTTTTGATCTCTCTGATTCTGGTCAATCCAAGAA ATATGCATTCAAATGCCATCGAAAATCTGAAGCTGGAAGGGATATAGTTTACCCAGTAAATGCCATTGCATATCATCCTAT CTATGGCACTTTTGCCACTGGGGGGTGTGATGGTTTTGTTAATGTGTGGGATGGAAACAACAAAAAGAGGTTATATCAG TACTCAAAATACCCTTCGAGCATTGCAGCCTTGTCATTCAGCAGAGATGGCAGACTGTTGGCGGTAGCATCTAGCTATACGTTTGAAGAGGGACAAAAACC CCACGAACCAGATACCATATTTTTGCGCAGTGTGAATGAAGTTGAAGTGAAGCCAAAGCCTAAGGTGCTACCTAATCCCACTATGTAA
- the LOC116032228 gene encoding vacuolar-sorting receptor 3-like: protein MGGSEKPKAPILLGLLLLTLLESAAGRFVVEKNNLKVFSPDSIKGTYDSALGNFGIPQYGGSMTGTVVYPKDNRKGCKGFDGFGISFSSKAGSLPTFVIVDRGECHFALKAWNAQNAGASAILVADDVEERLITMDSPEETGSSSNYVENITIPSALIEKSFGEKLKKAVKDGEMVHVNLDWREAVPHPDDRVEYELWTNSNDECGYKCDMLMRFVKDFKGAAQILEKGGYTEFTPHYITWYCPQAFTVSRQCKSQCINHGRYCAPDPEQDFSSGYDGKDVVIENLRQLCVFKVAKETKKPWIWWDYVTDFQIRCPMKEKKYNKECADGVINSLGLDLKKIENCMGDPNADADNSILKEEQDAQIGKGSRGDVTILPTLVVNNRQYRGKLAKSAVLKAICAGFEETTEPAVCLNGEMETNECLDHNGGCWEDKVANITACKDTFRGRVCECPLVDGVQFKGDGYKSCKPSGPGRCQLNNGGCWHETRNGHTYSACVPTEEGKCTCPPGFKGDGKSCEDIDECKDKTACQCPECSCKNTWGSYDCTCSNDLLYIRDHDTCISKMATEVKSAWAAVWVILIGLGVVAGGAYLVYKYRLRSYMDTEIRAIMAQYMPLDNQSEIPNHVSDSRA from the exons ATGGGAGGTTCTGAAAAACCCAAAGCCCCAATCTTGCTAGGGTTGCTACTGTTGACTCTGCTGGAATCGGCGGCGGGGAGGTTCGTGGTGGAGAAGAACAACTTGAAGGTCTTCTCGCCTGATTCCATCAAAGGAACTTACGATTCTGCTCTTGGGAACTTCGGGATTCCTCAGTATGGCGGCAGCATGACTGGGACTGTGGTCTACCCTAAGGATAATCGAAAGGGGTGTAAGGGCTTTGATGGGTTTGGGATTTCTTTCAGTTCCAAGGCCGGTTCTTTGCCCACCTTTGTTATCGTCGATCGGGGAG AGTGCCATTTTGCGTTGAAGGCCTGGAATGCTCAGAATGCTGGTGCTTCAGCGATCTTAGTTGCGGATGATGTTGAGGAAAGGTTGATAACCATGGACTCTCCTGAAGAGACTGGTTCGTCTTCGAATTACGTGGAGAACATAACGATTCCGTCTGCTCTTATTGAGAAAAGTTTCGGGgagaagttgaagaaggcaGTCAAGGATGGGGAAATGGTTCATGTAAATCTTGATTGGAGAGAAGCTGTCCCTCACCCCGATGATAGGGTGGAATATGAGCTATGGACTAACAGCAATGACGAGTGTGGGTATAAGTGTGACATGCTGATGAGGTTTGTGAAGGATTTTAAAGGTGCTGCCCAGATCCTCGAGAAAGGTGGCTACACCGAATTCACACCTCATTATATAACTTGGTATTGTCCTCAGGCATTTACAGTAAGCAGACAATGCAAGTCACAATGCATTAATCACGGGAGATATTGTGCTCCTGATCCTGAACAGGATTTTAGCTCAGGTTATGATGGGAAGGATGTTGTTATTGAAAATTTAAGGCAACTTTGTGTCTTTAAAGTTGCCAAAGAGACCAAAAAGCCATGGATTTGGTGGGATTATGTGACTGATTTCCAAATCCGCTGCCCcatgaaagaaaagaaatataacAAGGAATGCGCTGATGGTGTCATCAACTCTTtag GTCTTGATCTGAAAAAGATTGAGAACTGTATGGGAGACCCCAATGCTGATGCTGATAATTCAATTTTGAAAGAAGAGCAAGATGCTCAA ATTGGTAAAGGATCACGAGGTGATGTTACCATATTGCCCACCCTTGTTGTCAACAATAGGCAGTACCGAG GGAAGTTGGCAAAAAGTGCTGTATTAAAGGCAATTTGTGCTGGTTTTGAGGAAACTACCGAGCCTGCAGTTTGCCTTAATGGAG AGATGGAGACAAATGAGTGCTTAGACCACAATGGTGGCTGCTGGGAAGACAAAGTTGCCAACATTACAGCCTGCAAG GATACTTTCCGTGGAAGAGTGTGCGAGTGCCCCTTGGTTGATGGTGTGCAGTTTAAGGGAGATGGTTACAAGTCTTGCAAGC CAAGTGGACCGGGCCGATGCCAACTCAATAATGGAGGTTGCTGGCATGAAACTCGAAATGGACATACTTACTCTGCGTGTGTG CCTACTGAAGAGGGAAAGTGCACTTGCCCTCCGGGATTCAAAGGCGATGGTAAGAGTTGTGAAG ATATCGATGAATGCAAAGACAAGACCGCCTGCCAGTGCCCTGAATGCAGCTGCAAGAATACCTGGGGTAGTTATGACTGCACTTGCAGTAATGACCTGTTGTATATCAGAGATCACGATACCTGCATAA GTAAGATGGCTACCGAAGTCAAATCTGCGTGGGCTGCCGTGTGGGTCATTTTGATAGGATTGGGCGTGGTTGCTGGTGGGGCATATCTCGTATACAAATATAGGTTGCGG TCATACATGGATACGGAGATCAGGGCCATAATGGCGCAGTACATGCCGCTCGACAACCAGAGTGAAATTCCAAATCACGTCAGTGATAGCCGGGCTTGA
- the LOC116033477 gene encoding LIM domain-containing protein WLIM1-like codes for MAFAGTTQKCCACDKTVYLVDRLAADKRIFHKACFRCYHCKGTLKLSNFNSFEGVLYCRPHYDQLFKRTGSLDKSFDGTPKTKTDKPIDSEKLAQGNKISSMFVGTTTKCLGCSKTVYPTEKVAVNGTAYHKACFKCSHGGCTISPSNFIAHEGKLYCKHHHIQLFREKGNYSQLENEVAAES; via the exons atgGCATTCGCAGGAACAACTCAGAAGTGCTGCGCCTGCGACAAGACCGTGTACCTCGTCGACCGCCTCGCCGCTGACAAACGCATTTTTCACAAGGCTTGTTTCCGCTGCTACCATTGCAAGGGCACCCTCAAG CTAAGCAACTTCAACTCCTTCGAGGGTGTCTTGTATTGCAGGCCTCACTATGATCAGCTCTTCAAGAGAACTGGCAGCTTGGACAAGAGTTTCGATG GAACTCCCAAGACCAAGACAGATAAACCCATTGACAGTGAG AAACTGGCTCAAGGAAACAAGATCTCCAGTATGTTTGTAGGCACCACGACCAAGTGTCTGGGCTGCAGCAAGACTGTGTATCCCACCGAGAAG GTTGCGGTTAATGGGACGGCGTACCATAAGGCCTGCTTCAAATGCTCTCATGGAGGATGCACGATAAGCCCATCAAACTTCATAGCACACGAGGGGAAGCTGTACTGCAAGCACCACCATATCCAGCTCTTCAGGGAGAAAGGCAACTACAGCCAGCTGGAAAACGAGGTCGCCGCAGAATCGTAA